One Oryza glaberrima chromosome 11, OglaRS2, whole genome shotgun sequence genomic region harbors:
- the LOC127754279 gene encoding protein SMAX1-LIKE 3-like, with product MRAGGCAVQQALAAEAAGVVRQAVTLARRRGHAQVTPLHVASAMLSAAGLLRAACLQSHSHPLQCKALELCFNVALNRLPTAGPAAAAAIFHHHPHHPGGGGGHHPALSNALVAAFKRAQAHQRRGSVEGQPPPQPPPSTVVASKVELEQLIISILDDPSVSRVMREAGFSSSQVKANVEKAVVASLDHANAAGGGGGHAGSPNSGHGGRRKESSSSRARVDDDAMRVLDCMASGTKRCVVVVGGEGAAAAEAVVKAVMDRVSKAELHHRHERLKNLQFVPLSIASFHGAPREEVEAKASDLRALVRSGCAAGKGVVLVLEDLAYAADAWAAASNTRRRAAAATGGQSYCPMEHAVMEVSSLVSGGGGGGERFWVLGFGSYQVYMKCRAAGQPPLEAVWELHPVVVPDGGLALSLTCSEASQATHQAAAPTAGWPFVNGTGEAAATTASPTIPPWLRRYQDPDHATPASCGTGLQIQDLWNPMRNGSAPHHTSELTLSFSSPSPSSISGYTSCYNNNMMSSKPWQLEARQPWSIHGHEGQRMAMASYHDHHPLDTNPSPESNSVSNSSDGGETRRPKFIELNAENLKILCNALESRVPQHSNIVPDIASTVLQCRSGMKKMKLRHKEIIKASSTTWLLFQGRDVDGKKAMAQELAKLVFGSSTEFSSISFDELTLPYSDSSSGELTLKRQRSADSNEHSFAQRLCEIVSKNPHQVIVINDIEQLDQDSEISIKKAIANGRMRGCTGEEVDFEDAIIVLSYEEEFDSRSRASSSPRVKQRLMNNNDDEESSSTEKGDNSPQRFSLDLNACLEDEEEDEGFLLIDNGVGMHDIVDGVFFFGLMADF from the exons ATGCGTGCCGGCGGCTGCGCGGTGCAGCaggcgctggcggcggaggcggcgggggtggtGAGGCAGGCGGTGacgctggcgcggcggcgcggccacgcGCAGGTCACGCCGCTCCACGTCGCCAGCGCCatgctctccgccgccggcctcctccgcgccgcctgcCTCCAGTCCCACTCCCACCCGCTCCAGTGCAAGGCCCTCGAGCTCTGCTTCAACGTCGCCCTCAACcgcctccccaccgccggccccgccgccgccgccgccatcttccaCCATCACCCACAccaccccggcggcggcggcggtcaccACCCCGCGCTGTCGAACGCGCTCGTCGCCGCGTTCAAGCGCGCCCAGGCGCACCAGCGGCGTGGGTCCGTCGAgggacagccgccgccgcagccgccgccgtcgacggtgGTCGCGTCCAAGGTTGAGCTCGAGCAGCTCATCATCTCCATCCTCGATGACCCCAGCGTCAGCCGCGTCATGCGCGAGGCCGGCTTCTCCAGCTCGCAGGTCAAGGCCAACGTCGAGAAGGCCGTCGTCGCGTCGTTGGACCACGCGaacgcggcaggcggcggcggcggccacgcgggCTCTCCCAACTCCGGCCATGGAGGGAGGCGCAAGGAGAGCTCATCATCCAGAGCAagggtcgacgacgacgccatgcGCGTGCTGGACTGCATGGCGAGCGGGACGAAACGGTGCGtggtggtcgtcggcggcgagggcgcggccgcggcggaggcggtggtgaaGGCGGTGATGGACAGGGTGAGCAAGGCGGAGCTGCACCACCGGCACGAGCGCCTCAAGAACCTCCAGTTCGTGCCCCTCTCCATCGCGTCGTTCCACGGCGCGccgagggaggaggtggaggccaaGGCCAGCGACCTCCGCGCGCTCGTCCGCTCCGGCTGCGCCGCCGGCAAGGGCGTCGTGCTCGTCCTCGAGGACCTCGCCTACGCCGCCGACGCGTGGGCCGCCGCGTCGAACACcagacgccgcgccgccgccgccaccggcgggcAGAGCTACTGCCCCATGGAACACGCCGTGATGGAGGTGAGCAGCTTggtgtccggcggcggcggcggcggcgagaggttcTGGGTGCTAGGGTTCGGGAGCTACCAGGTGTACATGAAGTGCAGGGCCGCCGGGCAGCCGCCGCTCGAGGCCGTCTGGGAGCTCCACCCCGTCGTCGTCCCCGACGGCGGCCTCGCCTTGAGCCTCACCTGCAGTGAAGCTTCACAAGCTACTCATCAAGCGGCGGCGCCAACAGCTGGGTGGCCCTTCGTCAATggcaccggcgaggcggcggcgacgacggcgagcccgACCATTCCGCCGTGGCTTCGCCGGTATCAAGATCCAGATCACGCCACGCCGGCGAGCTGCGGCACCGGTTTGCAG ATACAAGATCTGTGGAATCCCATGAGAAATGGATCAGCACCACACCACACATCCGAGCTTACATTGAGCTTCTCCTCTCCATCACCTTCTTCCATCTCAGGATATACCAGCTGCTACAACAACAACATGATGAGCTCCAAGCCATGGCAACTCGAAGCGAGGCAGCCATGGTCAATTCATGGACATGAAGGTCAGAGAATGGCCATGGCATCATATCATGATCATCATCCGTTGGATACAAACCCTAGCCCAGAGTCCAACTCGGTGTCCAATTCATCGGATGGCGGTGAGACGAGGCGGCCCAAGTTCATCGAGCTCAATGCAGAGAACCTCAAGATCTTGTGCAATGCGCTCGAGAGCCGCGTCCCGCAACATAGCAACATTGTTCCAGACATTGCGAGCACCGTGCTCCAATGTCGATCCGgcatgaagaagatgaagttgaGGCATAAGGAGATCATCAAGGCAAGCTCAACTACTTGGTTACTATTCCAAGGAAGAGATGTTGATGGTAAGAAGGCCATGGCACAAGAGCTCGCAAAGCTTGTCTTTGGTTCATCTACCGAGTTCTCTTCCATCTCCTTCGATGAGCTCACATTGCCCTACTCCGATTCTAGCTCCGGTGAGCTCACCCTCAAGAGGCAAAGATCAGCAGACAGCAATGAGCATAGCTTTGCGCAGAGACTATGTGAAATTGTGAGCAAAAACCCACACCAGGTCATAGTGATCAATGACATTGAGCAACTTGATCAAGATTCAGAAATTAGTATCAAGAAAGCGATTGCGAACGGAAGAATGAGAGGATGCACCGGTGAAGAAGTTGATTTCGAGGATGCTATCATAGTGTTGAGCTATGAAGAAGAATTCGATTCGAGGTCTagggcttcctcctcccctcgggTCAAGCAGAGGCTCATGAACAATAATGATGATGAAGAAAGTAGCAGCACGGAGAAGGGAGATAATTCACCACAACGTTTTAGCTTGGATTTGAATGCATGTCTcgaggatgaagaagaggatGAGGGGTTTTTGCTAATTGATAATGGTGTGGGGATGCATGATATTGTGGATGgtgttttcttcttcgggttGATGGCAGATTTCTGA